A genomic region of Alnus glutinosa chromosome 11, dhAlnGlut1.1, whole genome shotgun sequence contains the following coding sequences:
- the LOC133881063 gene encoding uncharacterized protein LOC133881063 gives MLTPRNHHSHSFKELADTFRDLRKRDAKALFFIQQAVDESIYPRIAAATKSKDAWDALQNGYQGNAKKVVEKILRSMPMKYDHVVAAIEESKDLSLLTVDELFGSLQSHKNKMKRYKENSIENAFHTKLQFSKGKTSGSTSESTGKGSTTRGRGGHFFLGKRGGRGGGRSSSNYQYHNGGGDKGENSYRKPQYYYCKKYGHIERYCRLKEKQANFAEEKEKDETESLFLACYSSKKCVPDVWYMDSGCSNHMTA, from the exons ATGTTAACCCCTCGCAACCATCACTCCCACTCTTTCAAGGAGCTGG CAGACACTTTCAGAGATCTTCGGAAGAGAGATGCCAAGGCTCTGTTTTTCATTCAACAAGCTGTGGATGAATCCATCTATCCTCGAATTGCTGCTGCAACAAAATCAAAGGATGCTTGGGATGCATTACAGAATGGGTATCAAGGTAATGCTAAG AAAGTTGTTGAAAAAATTCTGAGAAGTATGCCTATGAAGTATGACCATGTTGTGGCTGCCATAGAAGAATCTAAGGATTTAAGTCTGCTAACAGTTGATGAATTATTTGGTTCCCTGCAATCTCATAAAAACAAGATGAAAAGATATAAAGAAAATTCTATAGAAAATGCATTCCATACTAAATTGCAGTTTTCCAAAGGCAAAACAAGTGGTAGCACTAGTGAGTCTACCGGCAAGGGTTCAACCACAAGAGGGCGTGGAGGCCATTTTTTTCTTGGCAAAAGAGGTGGTCGAGGTGGTGGTCGTTCAAGTAGCAACTACCAATATCACAATGGAGGTGGTGACAAAGGTGAAAATTCTTACCGAAAGCCTCAATATTATTACTGTAAGAAGTATGGCCATATAGAGAGGTATTGTAGGCTCAAAGAAAAACAAGCAAACTTTGctgaagagaaagagaaagatgaaACAGAAAGTTTGTTTCTTGCTTgttattcttctaaaaaatgtGTTCCAGATGTTTGGTACATGGATAGTGGGTGCAGTAATCACATGACAGCTTAG